The stretch of DNA GTCGATGCCCTGATGGCAGGTGACTTGGCGAAAGCAATCTATATTTTCCACGATTTAATCAAGCTGAAGGAAGAGCCGATTGCCTTGGTAGCGCTGCTTGCTTCCCAATTCAGGACGATTCTGCATGTGAAGCTCCTGAAGCAAAAGGGTTACAATCAAGCAAAGATGGCGGAAGTGACGAAGGTCCATCCATTCGTAATCAAGCTGGCGCTGAAGCGGGAAGCTCATTTCGCCGAGGAAGAATTGAAGCATATCCTCTTCTTGGCCGCTGAAACGGATGCTGATTTGAAGCAGGGGCGTATGGAAAAGAATCTTGCCTTTGAGCTTTTGCTGCAGCAAATTGCAACTATACGGAAGAAAGCCCGGATGGTTTGATGAACCTGCCGGGCTTTTCCTATTAAAAAAACGATTCCGTATAAGGAATCGTTTTTCTTAGCATATTATGCGCCAAGAGCGTTAACTTTTTTAGTCAAGCTAGACTTCTGACGGTTTGCTTTGTTGCGGTGGATGACACCACTTTGTGCAGCTTTATCAATTTTGCTGGAAGCTGTTAGAAGCGCTTTTTTAGCAGTTTCAGCATCGTTGTTGGAAACAGCAGTTTCCACGTGTTTCACTGCAGTACGCAAGTCGCTTTTCAAAGCTTGGTTTCTTAGACGGCTATCGTTGTTTACACGAACGCGTTTAATCGCTGATTTAATATTTGCCATGTTTGTTTCACCTCCGGCACAATTCATCTTACAACAAAAGCCATTGTACCAAAGCAGAGCGATGTTTTCAACAATTCTTTTTGCTGAAGCTGTCACTTTTCGTATGATTTGCGGACAATCTGCTTATGCTAAACCTGACTTTTGTGAAAAGTGGAGGGATGGTTTTGATCAAGCAGCTGCAAGTACGGACGGATTTGGCTATCGAAGCAAAGGATATCTATACATCAAGTGAACAAAAACAGGGAACGGCAGCAGGCATTTCGGTGACGGAGAAAAAAACGGAAGGCATCACCGTCAATTATGTACAGGTGAACGAAGAAGGCGCAAAGCAGATCGGGAAGAAACCTGGCATCTATATTACGATCCATACGGAAGCAATCAAGAATCAAGATACGAAACAAGAAGAAGAAACAGCACTTGTGCTTGCCAAAGAGCTTGAACAAATGCTGGCTGAAAACAATATACCAACGGACGCGACAGGTTTGATTGTCGGACTGGGGAACTGGAATGTCACGCCGGATGCCCTTGGACCCGAAGTGATCGAGAAGATCATGGTCACCAATCATCTATTCGAGCTGCAGCCTGAATCGGTGGCGGATGGATATCGGCCCGTTTCCGCTGTATCGCCGGGGGTCATGGGAACGACAGGTATCGAGACGAGTACGCTGATCCACGGTATCATCGAGAAAACGAAGCCGGATTTCGTCATAGCGGTGGATGCTCTGGCAGCTCGTTCTGTCAGCCGGGTAAACAGTACGATCCAGCTATCCGACACTGGCATTCATCCAGGGTCCGGCGTTGGGAATAAACGGAAGGAGCTTAGCAAGGAAACATTGGGCATTCCGGTTTTCAGTATAGGTGTCCCTACTGTGGTCGATGCAGTTACGATAACGAGTGATACGATCGACTATCTTTTCAAACATTTCGGCAGGGAGTGGAAAGAAAAGGATAAACCTTCAAAAGCGCTGGTCCCTGGAGGGATGCGTTTTGGCAAAAAGGAACTGACGGAAGAGGACTTGCCGGGCGATGAACAGCGTCAGGCCATATTCGGTATGGTAGGGGGGCTTACGGAAGGGGAAAAACGCCAGCTGATTCATGAGGTGCTGACACCGCTTGGACATAATCTCATGGTGACACCAAAAGAAGTGGATGGTTTCATTGCGGATATGGCCCATGTCATTGCCGGCGGCATCAATGGAGCCTTGCACGAAAAGGTCGACCCGGCGAATCTCTCCGATTACACACGCTGATTTTTTACGGAGGTTCTACTTCAAGCTCTTCTCTCATAGATTCTAGTAGAGATCAACTAGATTCAAAAAGAGAGGAGCTTCTTTCGTGGGCAAAAAAAGGAGCGGCTATCAGCGAAAGCATTCAGGCGTACTGTTCATCTATAAGCGGACAATCATCCTCATCGGATCTGTCCTTTTCCTATTGACCGGCATAGCGGCGCTCACTACTGCCGGACCTGCATATCGGCTGTCCTCTCAGGCATTGACGGATTGGACAAGGCAGCTTGACAGCACGGTTTATTTGGACATACTAGGCAGTGAAAACAAGGTTTTCCGAAGTGTCCGGCCCGAAGAAGCTCCGCCGATCCAGCTATCCACTGTTTTCCTTCAGATGCTGACAACGATCAAACCGGATGATCCACGGACGCTCCTCGGCTCCGAGATTCCAGGTTTTTCTCTATATGAGAACCAGATAATCATTGCCGGAGAAGGGACAAACTATACCAACTTGCCGATTGAATCCGGACAGCCGGAGCACATCATAGAGGAAGAACCTGCCCAAGAGCAAGAAGAAGAAACACCGGCCGAAGAGGAACAAAAACCAGCAGAAGATGGTAAGGAAACGGAGCCTGCACCTTCGACGGGCGAAAAAGATGTTGTCTATATCTATTATACGCACAACCAGGAGTCGTACTTGCCCTCCCTTGATGCACAGCAGCAAGAAAATGCTTATAACAAAAATGCCAATGTAACGCATGCCGGCGGGGCATTGGCAAAAAGATTGGAAGAGCTCGGCATAGGGACGATTTCGGATGAGACGGATATCGGAGCGATCCTCAATGAAAAAGGAATGGCATATCATCAGTCCTATGAAGCTTCACGGGAAGTGGTGGAGGCGGCCGTTGCGGAGCATAAAGATATTTCTTTCGTATTTGATATCCACCGGGACAGTTTGAAAAGGAAGGATACAACCAAGGAAATCGACGGTGAAACATATGCAAAAATCGTCTTTGTCGTCGGCGCGGAAAATAAAGACTATGAAAAGAATTTGAAGCTGGCAACGGATTTGCACAAAAAGATCGAAGAGGAATACCCAGGCTTGAGTCGGGGGGTCATCACCAAACAAGGGGCAGGGGTAGATGGAGTCTATAACCAGGATGTTTCGGATAAGGCAGCCCTTCTGGAAATAGGTGGCGCGGAAAATACATTGGAAGAAGCGACACGTACGGCGGAATTGTTTGCGAATATATTTGCCGACTATTACTGGGAAGCAGAAAAAGTCCAAGGGGGACAAGCGGAATGAAATATGTAGTGATTGTACTGACGATGCTGACCTTGTTTTTTGGCGGGATTCTGATCGGCATGGAGAAAGAGGATGTACAACGGGCTGATCTGCCGCCAGCAGCAGGGCAGCAGCCAGCCCCAGAACAGCAAGAAGGAGAACTGACTGCCTCGTCGACATTCGATGGTACAGGCAATGCAGCTGTAATGGAAAAAACGGCACCTGTGACGGATGAAGGCGCGGATGGATCGTTCGTGCAGCGGCTGGCCAGCGGCCTGGGAAGTATCTTCAGCGGTATCTGTTCCGGTTTCATCACAGCTGTCGAACAGCTTTCCAATGCATTGTTCGGCTGAGGCTAAGCGCTTAAAAACATTGAATAAACAAGGCGCAATTGCTATAATCAATGCTAGTTATTGTTACGGCTGCCTCCAAGTGGGCAGCTTCGGACAATTTAGGAGTGATTTTGATTGGTAGAGACGAACAGACGAAATCAGCAGCATGTGCGGAATTTCTCGATCATTGCCCACATCGATCACGGGAAGTCGACACTGGCTGACCGTATTCTGGAAAAGACGAAAGCTCTTACTGCGCGCGAGATGAAGGCGCAGTATTTGGATGCAATGGATCTGGAAAGGGAGCGCGGCATCACGATCAAGCTGAATGCGGTGCAGCTTCAGTATGAACGGGAAAATGGCGAGACATATATATTCCATTTGATAGATACACCAGGGCATGTCGATTTTACATATGAGGTATCCCGGAGCTTGGCAGCCTGCGAGGGAGCAATCCTGGTAGTGGATGCTGCCCAGGGAATCGAAGCTCAGACATTGGCCAATGTCTATTTGGCAATGGATAATGACCTGGAAATCATCCCGGTCATCAATAAGATCGATTTACCGAGTGCCGATCCCGAGAGGGTCAAGCAGGAAATCGAGGATGTCATCGGTATCGATGCAAGTGATGCAATTTTGGCATCCGCCAAAGCCGGAATAGGTATAGAAGAAATCCTTGAGGCGATCGTGGATCGTATCCCGCCGCCAAAAGGTGATGCGGAAGAACCGTTGAAAGCATTGATTTTCGACTCTTTGTATGATTCTTACCGCGGAGTCGTGGCTTATACTTGTATCAAGGAAGGCTCGGTCAAAGTAGGCGATAAAATCCGCATGATGGCGACAGGAAAAGAATTCGAAGTCAATGAAGTCGGTGTCTTCAATCCGGCACCGGTCAAAAAGGACGAGCTGGTCGTCGGGGACGTCGGTTATTTGACGGCTTCCATCAAAAATGTAAGTGATACGCGGGTCGGGGATACCATCACATTGGCTGATAATCCTGCCAGTGAGGCACTGCCGGGATATCGCCGATTGAATCCGATGGTTTATTGCGGTTTATTCCCGGTCGATGCGAACAAATACAATGACTTGAGGGAAGCACTCGAACGTCTCGAGCTGAATGACAGTTCGTTGCAATACGAAGCGGAGACATCCCAGGCGCTGGGCTTTGGATTCCGCTGTGGTTTCCTTGGTCTGCTGCATATGGAAATCATCCAGGAGCGGATCGAACGTGAATTCAATATCGATTTGATCACGACAGCACCAAGTGTTATCTACAACGTCGTCATGAATGACGGCAGCGAGATCCGAGTCGACAACCCTGCAGCTTTACCGGATGCGCAATCACGTGCGGAAG from Terribacillus sp. FSL K6-0262 encodes:
- the rpsT gene encoding 30S ribosomal protein S20; this translates as MANIKSAIKRVRVNNDSRLRNQALKSDLRTAVKHVETAVSNNDAETAKKALLTASSKIDKAAQSGVIHRNKANRQKSSLTKKVNALGA
- the gpr gene encoding GPR endopeptidase; translated protein: MVLIKQLQVRTDLAIEAKDIYTSSEQKQGTAAGISVTEKKTEGITVNYVQVNEEGAKQIGKKPGIYITIHTEAIKNQDTKQEEETALVLAKELEQMLAENNIPTDATGLIVGLGNWNVTPDALGPEVIEKIMVTNHLFELQPESVADGYRPVSAVSPGVMGTTGIETSTLIHGIIEKTKPDFVIAVDALAARSVSRVNSTIQLSDTGIHPGSGVGNKRKELSKETLGIPVFSIGVPTVVDAVTITSDTIDYLFKHFGREWKEKDKPSKALVPGGMRFGKKELTEEDLPGDEQRQAIFGMVGGLTEGEKRQLIHEVLTPLGHNLMVTPKEVDGFIADMAHVIAGGINGALHEKVDPANLSDYTR
- a CDS encoding stage II sporulation protein P, yielding MGKKRSGYQRKHSGVLFIYKRTIILIGSVLFLLTGIAALTTAGPAYRLSSQALTDWTRQLDSTVYLDILGSENKVFRSVRPEEAPPIQLSTVFLQMLTTIKPDDPRTLLGSEIPGFSLYENQIIIAGEGTNYTNLPIESGQPEHIIEEEPAQEQEEETPAEEEQKPAEDGKETEPAPSTGEKDVVYIYYTHNQESYLPSLDAQQQENAYNKNANVTHAGGALAKRLEELGIGTISDETDIGAILNEKGMAYHQSYEASREVVEAAVAEHKDISFVFDIHRDSLKRKDTTKEIDGETYAKIVFVVGAENKDYEKNLKLATDLHKKIEEEYPGLSRGVITKQGAGVDGVYNQDVSDKAALLEIGGAENTLEEATRTAELFANIFADYYWEAEKVQGGQAE
- the lepA gene encoding translation elongation factor 4; translation: MVETNRRNQQHVRNFSIIAHIDHGKSTLADRILEKTKALTAREMKAQYLDAMDLERERGITIKLNAVQLQYERENGETYIFHLIDTPGHVDFTYEVSRSLAACEGAILVVDAAQGIEAQTLANVYLAMDNDLEIIPVINKIDLPSADPERVKQEIEDVIGIDASDAILASAKAGIGIEEILEAIVDRIPPPKGDAEEPLKALIFDSLYDSYRGVVAYTCIKEGSVKVGDKIRMMATGKEFEVNEVGVFNPAPVKKDELVVGDVGYLTASIKNVSDTRVGDTITLADNPASEALPGYRRLNPMVYCGLFPVDANKYNDLREALERLELNDSSLQYEAETSQALGFGFRCGFLGLLHMEIIQERIEREFNIDLITTAPSVIYNVVMNDGSEIRVDNPAALPDAQSRAEVQEPYVKATIMVPNDYVGTVMELCQKKRGDFQDMQYLDDVRVNVVYEIPLSEIVYDFFDQLKSQTKGYASFDYELVGYKASDLQKMDILLNGDTIDALSFIVHRDFAFERGKAIVEKLKTLIPRQQFEVPVQAAIGNKIIARSNIKAMRKNVLSKCYGGDISRKRKLLEKQKEGKKRMKMVGSVEVPQEAFMAILQMDDE